In the genome of Pelodiscus sinensis isolate JC-2024 chromosome 3, ASM4963464v1, whole genome shotgun sequence, one region contains:
- the LGSN gene encoding lengsin isoform X2 — MDKEEDHAHQNTVGNDNDEADGSSICGLRRTRGVKVTAKHHLPLECEKMEISNQTKTSEHSYLQRATGQIEPPANPSLQKSSNFPNMQGPMGEGNGSFPREVNMKEDILKKTEGVHKNDEGRRVVERKVEKPEEIQTSSNGNQPLGMEPESKGGKSGSSDTASREDKSGVTETASNEDKCRGTEDEDATEKENKDQSRKPDVNNPGNQPPLRLASLIEHIKEQMARDIIQFVRFEATDLHGVSRSKSIPSRFFHEKAIYGVSMPRGYLELTLNPKDSEVDHISATNFNCDILLSPDLSTFRVLPWTEQTARVICDSFTILGTPLLTSPRYIAKQQLSQLQENGLSLRSAFTYEFCIYGIAEIVNSKTISFPAASILNNYDQPFIQELIEGMYHIGANIESFSSSTGPGQMDISFHPEFGIAAADSAFTFRTGIKEVAKKYNYIASFFTENGFYNSGILSHSLWDFNGQKNLFSVDGGVQALTNIGKNWLAGLLVHSAALSCLMAPTVSCRKRYAKYGKESKDFVTVNSAFNDNSCAFNIKCHGGKGTQIDNKLGSATANPYLVLAATIAAGLDGVKRELSFQDVSEENQNTPQLKPAAIPLKLEDALAALEEDLCLREALGDTFIRYFVAMKRYELETEETDADRNKFLEYFI; from the exons ATGGACAAGGAGGAAGATCACGCTCATCAG AACACAGTTGGAAATGACAATGATGAAGCTGATGGCAGCAGTATATGTGGTTTAAGAAGAACAAGAGGAGTCAAAGTCACTGCAAAACACCATCTCCCACTAGAATGTGAGAAAATGGAGATCTCCAATCAGACAAAAACCTCTGAACATTCTTACCTGCAAAGAGCAACTGGTCAGATAGAACCACCTGCAAATCCATCCCTTCAAAAATCATCTAATTTCCCTAATATGCAAGGTCCAATGGGTGAGGGAAATGGGAGCTTCCCTAGGGAAGTCAACATGAAAGAGGACATATTAAAGAAAACAGAAGGAGTCCACAAGAATGATGAAGGCAGAAGAGTGGTAGAAAGAAAGGTGGAGAAGCCTGAGGAAATACAGACATCAAGCAATGGGAATCAGCCTTTAGGAATGGAGCCTGAAAGCAAAGGAGGAAAATCTGGGAGTTCAGATACAGCAAGCAGAGAAGATAAATCTGGGGTGACAGAGACAGCAAGCAATGAGGATAAATGTAGGGGAACAGAAGATGAAGATGCAACAGAGAAAGAGAATAAAG ATCAGAGCAGAAAGCCTGATGTAAACAATCCTGGAAATCAACCTCCTCTTCGCCTGGCCTCGCTTATTGAACATATCAAAGAGCAGATGGCCAGAGACATTATTCAGTTTGTCAGATTTGAAGCAACTGACCTGCATGGAGTGTCAAGATCCAAGAGCATTCCTTCTCGTTTTTTTCAT GAAAAAGCAATCTATGGTGTGTCCATGCCCAGAGGTTACCTTGAACTTACCCTAAATCCTAAGGACAGTGAAGTGGACCACATAAGTGCAACCAATTTTAATTGTGACATACTCTTGAGCCCTGATTTGTCAACATTTAGAGTTCTACCATGGACTGAACAAACTGCTAGAGTGATATGTGATTCCTTCACTATACTCGGAACCCCTCTATTGACCTCACCCAGGTACATTGCCAAACAACAGCTGAGCCAGCTTCAGGAAAATGGTTTGTCACTACGCTCTGCCTTCACCTATGAATTTTGTATTTACGGCATTGCTGAGATTGTAAATTCAAAGACGATATCTTTTCCTGCAGCAAGCATATTAAATAATTATGACCAGCCTTTCATTCAGGAACTCATTGAAGGAATGTATCACATTGGTGCCAACATTGAGAGTTTTTCCTCTTCCACTGGGCCTGGACAGATGGACATCTCTTTTCATCCAGAGTTTGGCATAGCTGCTGCTGATAGTGCCTTTACCTTCAGAACAGGTATTAAAGAGGTGGCAAAGAAGTACAACTACATTGCAAGTTTTTTCACAGAGAATGGGTTCTACAATTCAGGGATTCTGTCACATAGTCTGTGGGATTTCAATGGCCAAAAGAATTTGTTTTCGGTTGATGGGGGGGTTCAGGCACTTACCAATATTGGAAAGAATTGGCTAGCAGGACTTTTGGTACATTCTGCAGCTCTCAGCTGCCTGATGGCTCCTACTGTCAGCTGCCGTAAACGCTATGCCAAGTATGGTAAGGAATCAAAAGATTTTGTAACTGTAAATTCGGCATTCAATGATAATAGCTGCGCCTTTAACATCAAGTGCCATGGTGGAAAAGGCACTCAAATAGACAACAAGCTAGGTTCAGCTACAGCAAACCCCTATCTGGTTCTTGCTGCTACTATTGCTGCAGGTCTGGATGGAGTAAAGAGAGAACTTAGCTTCCAGGATGTGTCAGAAGAGAACCAGAACACTCCTCAGTTGAAACCTGCAGCAATCCCCCTGAAACTAGAAGATGCTCTTGCTGCACTTGAGGAAGATTTGTGCCTTAGGGAAGCACTGGGTGATACCTTTATTCGATACTTTGTTGCCATGAAACGTTACGAGTTGGAAACTGAAGAAACAGATGCTGATCGGAATAAATTTttagaatattttatttaa
- the LGSN gene encoding lengsin isoform X1, giving the protein MDKEEDHAHQNTVGNDNDEADGSSICGLRRTRGVKVTAKHHLPLECEKMEISNQTKTSEHSYLQRATGQIEPPANPSLQKSSNFPNMQGPMGEGNGSFPREVNMKEDILKKTEGVHKNDEGRRVVERKVEKPEEIQTSSNGNQPLGMEPESKGGKSGSSDTASREDKSGVTETASNEDKCRGTEDEDATEKENKGNTLATQEKSTEESFMLGSGVSKQTWQELKNLLRNTPLLGNRAKYTAKPSRTSSHTHVPKPNEKADNKHGRSFESFLLHFGGESQKLLYIDNYVEGLQNKPLLVHSFGESDQQQSEGSNMEYSNRRQPTAYKNTGSTPGIKFDPSPDQTDQSRKPDVNNPGNQPPLRLASLIEHIKEQMARDIIQFVRFEATDLHGVSRSKSIPSRFFHEKAIYGVSMPRGYLELTLNPKDSEVDHISATNFNCDILLSPDLSTFRVLPWTEQTARVICDSFTILGTPLLTSPRYIAKQQLSQLQENGLSLRSAFTYEFCIYGIAEIVNSKTISFPAASILNNYDQPFIQELIEGMYHIGANIESFSSSTGPGQMDISFHPEFGIAAADSAFTFRTGIKEVAKKYNYIASFFTENGFYNSGILSHSLWDFNGQKNLFSVDGGVQALTNIGKNWLAGLLVHSAALSCLMAPTVSCRKRYAKYGKESKDFVTVNSAFNDNSCAFNIKCHGGKGTQIDNKLGSATANPYLVLAATIAAGLDGVKRELSFQDVSEENQNTPQLKPAAIPLKLEDALAALEEDLCLREALGDTFIRYFVAMKRYELETEETDADRNKFLEYFI; this is encoded by the exons ATGGACAAGGAGGAAGATCACGCTCATCAG AACACAGTTGGAAATGACAATGATGAAGCTGATGGCAGCAGTATATGTGGTTTAAGAAGAACAAGAGGAGTCAAAGTCACTGCAAAACACCATCTCCCACTAGAATGTGAGAAAATGGAGATCTCCAATCAGACAAAAACCTCTGAACATTCTTACCTGCAAAGAGCAACTGGTCAGATAGAACCACCTGCAAATCCATCCCTTCAAAAATCATCTAATTTCCCTAATATGCAAGGTCCAATGGGTGAGGGAAATGGGAGCTTCCCTAGGGAAGTCAACATGAAAGAGGACATATTAAAGAAAACAGAAGGAGTCCACAAGAATGATGAAGGCAGAAGAGTGGTAGAAAGAAAGGTGGAGAAGCCTGAGGAAATACAGACATCAAGCAATGGGAATCAGCCTTTAGGAATGGAGCCTGAAAGCAAAGGAGGAAAATCTGGGAGTTCAGATACAGCAAGCAGAGAAGATAAATCTGGGGTGACAGAGACAGCAAGCAATGAGGATAAATGTAGGGGAACAGAAGATGAAGATGCAACAGAGAAAGAGAATAAAGGTAATACGTTAGCAACCCAGGAAAAAAGCACTGAAGAATCTTTCATGCTGGGGTCTGGAGTTTCAAAACAAACATGGCAAGAGCTGAAAAACCTACTCAGAAACACTCCTTTGCTTGGTAACAGGGCCAAATACACTGCCAAGCCCAGTAGAACTTCTTCCCATACACATGTGCCAAAACCCAATGAAAAAGCAGACAACAAACATGGCAGATCCTTTGAATCTTTTTTACTTCATTTTGGAGGGGAGAGTCAAAAGCTCCTCTACATAGACAATTATGTAGAAGGGCTGCAAAACAAGCCCCTCTTGGTTCACAGCTTTGGTGAGTCTGATCAGCAACAATCAGAAGGCAGTAACATGGAATATTCCAATAGGAGACAACCAACAGCTTATAAAAACACAGGCAGCACTCCAGGAATTAAATTCGACCCTTCTCCTGACCAGACGG ATCAGAGCAGAAAGCCTGATGTAAACAATCCTGGAAATCAACCTCCTCTTCGCCTGGCCTCGCTTATTGAACATATCAAAGAGCAGATGGCCAGAGACATTATTCAGTTTGTCAGATTTGAAGCAACTGACCTGCATGGAGTGTCAAGATCCAAGAGCATTCCTTCTCGTTTTTTTCAT GAAAAAGCAATCTATGGTGTGTCCATGCCCAGAGGTTACCTTGAACTTACCCTAAATCCTAAGGACAGTGAAGTGGACCACATAAGTGCAACCAATTTTAATTGTGACATACTCTTGAGCCCTGATTTGTCAACATTTAGAGTTCTACCATGGACTGAACAAACTGCTAGAGTGATATGTGATTCCTTCACTATACTCGGAACCCCTCTATTGACCTCACCCAGGTACATTGCCAAACAACAGCTGAGCCAGCTTCAGGAAAATGGTTTGTCACTACGCTCTGCCTTCACCTATGAATTTTGTATTTACGGCATTGCTGAGATTGTAAATTCAAAGACGATATCTTTTCCTGCAGCAAGCATATTAAATAATTATGACCAGCCTTTCATTCAGGAACTCATTGAAGGAATGTATCACATTGGTGCCAACATTGAGAGTTTTTCCTCTTCCACTGGGCCTGGACAGATGGACATCTCTTTTCATCCAGAGTTTGGCATAGCTGCTGCTGATAGTGCCTTTACCTTCAGAACAGGTATTAAAGAGGTGGCAAAGAAGTACAACTACATTGCAAGTTTTTTCACAGAGAATGGGTTCTACAATTCAGGGATTCTGTCACATAGTCTGTGGGATTTCAATGGCCAAAAGAATTTGTTTTCGGTTGATGGGGGGGTTCAGGCACTTACCAATATTGGAAAGAATTGGCTAGCAGGACTTTTGGTACATTCTGCAGCTCTCAGCTGCCTGATGGCTCCTACTGTCAGCTGCCGTAAACGCTATGCCAAGTATGGTAAGGAATCAAAAGATTTTGTAACTGTAAATTCGGCATTCAATGATAATAGCTGCGCCTTTAACATCAAGTGCCATGGTGGAAAAGGCACTCAAATAGACAACAAGCTAGGTTCAGCTACAGCAAACCCCTATCTGGTTCTTGCTGCTACTATTGCTGCAGGTCTGGATGGAGTAAAGAGAGAACTTAGCTTCCAGGATGTGTCAGAAGAGAACCAGAACACTCCTCAGTTGAAACCTGCAGCAATCCCCCTGAAACTAGAAGATGCTCTTGCTGCACTTGAGGAAGATTTGTGCCTTAGGGAAGCACTGGGTGATACCTTTATTCGATACTTTGTTGCCATGAAACGTTACGAGTTGGAAACTGAAGAAACAGATGCTGATCGGAATAAATTTttagaatattttatttaa